In Cytobacillus oceanisediminis, the following proteins share a genomic window:
- a CDS encoding response regulator transcription factor — MYKVLVANRDEYDTKGIEWLLKSSMNAWQVESAQNESGLIKKLETFQPDLLIFELDLINEENYGSFLKTTQIIGPDLIALTMEATFSQAKRAIDMGVSDLILKPISADILLKSARKIHRRNQMTIRAAEQNPSQKAEKDFNYQDLFIERSDSAKPLVSIGIKTENTLELPKLYKFLESYTFQKTVHYFILSDMILIIAEKSDVAWKEESLRFMRDWQETSAEQIAISIYTGQEDGGTVRSHYLANRKLMELTFYRGFNQVIEENSLPKWLSIDPFLTPEEQSRWIDFLNQSDLEALKSWFYEEFLILADPYPEPGLIRIRLTSILAQIRRHMKTFRLADGKMEEEYLRLFQTILYSPLIYRVINEMISFISYIFETIRSDKKLKLELTDRVLFFIETNYWDPKVTLERAAEYADRNPNYISSMLAKKCGKSFRELLNETRIRQSAKLLLESEISIKEIASVCGFRNQQYFNKVFSKIKGMPPNHFRKSMHKTSV, encoded by the coding sequence ATGTACAAAGTACTTGTGGCCAATCGGGATGAGTACGATACAAAAGGCATAGAGTGGCTTCTTAAATCTTCTATGAACGCATGGCAAGTAGAGTCCGCCCAAAATGAATCAGGGCTTATTAAGAAGCTTGAAACTTTTCAGCCAGACCTATTGATTTTTGAACTTGATCTAATAAATGAAGAAAATTATGGTTCATTTTTAAAAACCACTCAGATCATAGGGCCGGATTTGATTGCCTTAACAATGGAAGCGACCTTTTCACAAGCAAAAAGAGCCATCGACATGGGTGTATCCGATTTAATACTTAAGCCGATTTCAGCAGATATTTTATTAAAATCAGCGAGAAAGATTCATAGGCGTAATCAGATGACTATTCGGGCTGCTGAACAAAATCCCAGTCAGAAAGCTGAAAAAGACTTCAATTACCAGGATTTATTTATAGAAAGATCTGATTCGGCTAAACCACTTGTATCTATCGGAATTAAGACTGAAAATACGCTGGAGCTTCCAAAGCTATATAAATTTCTTGAAAGCTATACTTTCCAAAAAACAGTTCACTATTTTATTTTGAGTGATATGATTTTGATTATTGCTGAAAAATCTGATGTGGCCTGGAAAGAGGAGAGCCTCAGATTTATGAGAGATTGGCAGGAAACATCAGCAGAACAAATTGCCATCAGCATTTATACTGGTCAGGAGGACGGCGGAACCGTCAGAAGCCACTATCTTGCGAACAGGAAACTGATGGAGTTAACTTTTTACAGGGGATTTAATCAGGTAATTGAGGAGAACTCATTGCCTAAGTGGCTTTCGATTGATCCATTCTTAACTCCCGAGGAACAAAGCAGATGGATTGATTTCCTGAATCAGTCTGATTTAGAAGCGCTAAAGTCATGGTTTTACGAGGAGTTTCTCATTTTGGCAGACCCTTATCCGGAACCAGGACTCATCAGAATTCGGCTGACCAGTATTCTTGCGCAAATTCGCAGGCATATGAAGACGTTCCGGCTGGCAGACGGGAAAATGGAGGAAGAGTATCTTCGTTTATTTCAGACTATTCTATATTCGCCCTTGATCTACCGGGTCATTAACGAAATGATTAGCTTCATTTCCTATATTTTTGAAACCATACGCTCTGATAAAAAGCTGAAGCTGGAACTTACTGACAGAGTCCTATTCTTTATAGAGACGAATTACTGGGACCCTAAGGTTACGCTTGAAAGGGCAGCTGAATATGCAGATCGAAACCCGAATTATATCAGCTCCATGCTTGCAAAAAAATGCGGCAAGTCGTTCCGGGAGCTGCTTAATGAAACCCGGATAAGGCAATCAGCCAAGCTGCTGCTTGAATCAGAAATAAGCATTAAGGAAATCGCGTCTGTGTGCGGTTTCCGCAATCAGCAATATTTCAATAAAGTTTTCAGTAAGATTAAAGGAATGCCGCCAAATCATTTTAGAAAGAGCATGCATAAAACCTCCGTGTAA
- a CDS encoding CAP domain-containing protein: MWKIALKYQVGVPEIINANGQISNPNFIYPGQKVNIPALSKATTSVEEQVVQLVNQERAKYGLKPLKSNWELARVARYKSQDMINKKYFDHNSPTYGSPFDMMKSFGITYRTAGENIAAGQKTPQEVVTAWMNSEGHRKNILSANFTEIGVGYAQGGYYGHYWTQMFIGR, translated from the coding sequence ATGTGGAAGATCGCCCTGAAGTATCAGGTGGGAGTTCCTGAAATCATTAATGCCAACGGGCAGATTTCAAATCCGAACTTCATTTATCCTGGACAAAAGGTGAATATTCCTGCTTTATCAAAAGCTACCACAAGTGTGGAAGAGCAGGTAGTTCAGCTCGTAAACCAGGAAAGGGCAAAATATGGGTTAAAGCCTCTAAAATCAAATTGGGAGCTTGCGAGAGTGGCAAGATACAAATCTCAGGATATGATCAATAAGAAGTATTTCGATCACAACTCTCCTACATACGGAAGCCCGTTTGATATGATGAAGAGCTTTGGAATAACTTACAGAACCGCTGGAGAAAACATTGCTGCAGGTCAAAAAACACCTCAGGAAGTTGTAACAGCATGGATGAACAGCGAAGGTCACCGCAAGAACATCCTATCAGCCAATTTCACAGAAATCGGAGTGGGATATGCACAGGGCGGTTATTATGGACATTACTGGACACAGATGTTTATTGGGAGGTAA
- the pflB gene encoding formate C-acetyltransferase, with protein MESWNGFKKGIWTHEIDVRDFILKNYSPFFGDESFLEGPTEATSSLWEQVMDLTKKERDIGGVLDMDTEIVSTITSHGPGYLDQYKEKIVGVQTDRPFKRSLQPFGGVRMAVAACEAYGYEASKDMEKIFTDYRKTHNQGVFDAYTDEMKLARKAGIITGLPDAYGRGRIIGDYRRVALYGVDRLIEAKKADLKSTASVMTEDNIRLREEISEQIRALDELKELANSYGFNISKPAGNALEAFQWLYFAYLAAIKEQNGAAMSLGRVSTFLDIFIERDIQNSMLTEKEAQELVDHFVMKLRLVKFARTPDYNELFSGDPTWVTESIGGMALDGRPLVTKNSYRFLHTLNNLGPAPEPNLTVLWSSKLPENFKKYCARMSIETSSIQYENDDIMLPEYGDDYGIACCVSAMAIGKQMQFFGARANLAKALLYSINGGKDEKLKRQVGPSYAPITSDILQYEEVMEKFDLMMEWLADLYINTLNIIHYMHDKYSYERIEMALHDSEILRTMATGIAGLSVAADSLSAIKYATVKAIRDENGLVIDFMTEGDFPKYGNNDDRVDSIAIDLVERFMKKLRKHPTYRNSMHTMSILTITSNVVYGKKTGNTPDGRRAGEPFAPGANPMHGRDTKGTLASLSSVAKLPYKHALDGISNTFSIVPKALGKDADSRIRNLVSILDGYAIKSGHHLNVNVFNKETLLDAMEHPEEYPQLTIRVSGYAVNFIKLTKEQQLDVINRTFHESM; from the coding sequence ATGGAAAGTTGGAATGGCTTTAAAAAGGGCATTTGGACACATGAAATTGATGTTAGAGACTTTATTTTGAAGAATTACTCACCTTTTTTCGGGGATGAATCATTTTTGGAGGGTCCAACAGAAGCTACTTCTTCATTATGGGAACAAGTAATGGATCTCACAAAAAAGGAACGTGATATTGGCGGCGTGCTCGATATGGACACAGAAATCGTCTCAACAATTACTTCACATGGGCCTGGTTACCTGGACCAATATAAAGAAAAAATTGTGGGTGTTCAGACTGACCGTCCGTTTAAGCGCTCTCTTCAGCCATTTGGCGGAGTCAGAATGGCTGTGGCAGCTTGTGAAGCATACGGCTATGAAGCCAGCAAAGATATGGAAAAGATATTTACAGACTATCGCAAAACACATAACCAAGGCGTGTTTGATGCCTATACCGATGAAATGAAACTTGCCCGCAAAGCCGGCATTATTACTGGCCTGCCAGATGCATATGGCCGAGGGAGGATTATCGGTGATTACCGCAGGGTTGCTCTTTATGGAGTTGACCGCTTGATTGAAGCCAAAAAAGCGGATTTGAAATCAACTGCAAGTGTGATGACGGAAGACAATATTCGCCTTAGAGAAGAGATTTCAGAACAGATCAGGGCTCTGGATGAACTGAAGGAGCTGGCAAACAGCTATGGTTTTAATATTTCAAAGCCTGCAGGAAATGCTCTCGAGGCTTTCCAATGGCTGTATTTCGCCTATCTTGCTGCCATCAAAGAACAAAATGGAGCAGCTATGAGCCTTGGCCGTGTCTCGACTTTCCTTGATATTTTCATAGAAAGAGATATCCAGAACAGCATGCTTACCGAGAAGGAAGCCCAGGAACTGGTCGATCACTTTGTCATGAAGCTGCGCCTTGTTAAATTTGCGAGAACGCCTGACTATAATGAATTATTCAGCGGCGATCCTACATGGGTTACAGAGTCCATTGGCGGGATGGCTCTTGATGGCCGTCCGCTTGTTACGAAGAATTCTTACCGGTTCCTTCATACTTTGAATAACCTGGGTCCAGCACCTGAACCGAATTTAACAGTATTATGGTCCAGCAAGCTTCCGGAGAACTTCAAAAAATATTGTGCAAGGATGTCAATAGAAACAAGTTCAATTCAATATGAAAACGATGATATCATGCTTCCTGAATATGGGGATGATTATGGAATTGCCTGCTGTGTTTCTGCAATGGCGATCGGAAAACAAATGCAATTTTTCGGTGCAAGAGCAAACCTTGCAAAGGCCCTGTTATATAGCATTAATGGCGGAAAGGATGAAAAACTTAAGCGTCAGGTCGGCCCTTCCTATGCCCCAATTACCTCAGACATCCTTCAATATGAAGAAGTGATGGAGAAGTTTGATTTAATGATGGAATGGCTGGCAGATCTCTATATTAATACTCTGAATATCATTCATTACATGCATGATAAATATAGCTACGAACGGATCGAAATGGCTCTGCATGACTCCGAAATTCTCAGAACAATGGCCACTGGCATTGCGGGTCTGAGTGTAGCGGCCGACTCACTGAGTGCGATAAAATATGCAACTGTTAAGGCAATCCGTGATGAGAACGGGCTAGTGATTGATTTTATGACAGAAGGAGATTTTCCGAAATACGGCAATAATGATGATCGCGTTGACAGCATAGCTATAGACCTGGTTGAACGGTTTATGAAAAAACTTCGCAAGCATCCGACTTACAGAAACTCTATGCATACGATGTCTATATTAACCATTACATCCAATGTGGTATATGGAAAGAAAACCGGCAATACGCCTGATGGACGACGTGCCGGCGAGCCATTCGCCCCGGGAGCAAATCCGATGCACGGGAGAGATACGAAAGGAACGCTTGCTTCCCTGTCTTCTGTTGCAAAACTGCCCTACAAGCATGCGCTGGATGGCATCAGCAACACCTTCTCCATTGTCCCTAAAGCACTCGGGAAGGATGCTGATAGCCGTATCCGCAATCTGGTATCTATATTGGATGGATATGCCATAAAGTCTGGACATCATCTAAATGTAAATGTATTTAATAAAGAAACGCTTCTGGATGCCATGGAACACCCGGAAGAATATCCACAGTTAACCATTAGGGTATCAGGCTATGCTGTGAACTTCATTAAGCTGACTAAGGAGCAGCAGCTTGACGTTATCAATCGAACATTCCATGAATCAATGTAA
- the pflA gene encoding pyruvate formate-lyase-activating protein yields MYGNIHSIETFGTVDGPGIRYVIFTQGCLLRCQFCHNADTWEIGAGKQMSVSEIMNDLQSYLPFLAASGGGITVSGGEPLLQIPFLIELFKECKKLGIHTAIDSSGGCYSTSPFFQTQLKELLEYTDLVLLDLKHIDRDKHKKLTGLTNEHILQFAQYLSDNQVPVWIRHVLVPTISDDESDLEQLGRFIKELNNVKKIEVLPYHKLGVYKWEALGLEYPLKDIEPPSEEKAAWAYQLLTGL; encoded by the coding sequence ATGTACGGCAACATTCATTCAATTGAGACATTCGGTACAGTAGATGGGCCTGGCATTCGTTATGTCATTTTTACACAGGGGTGCCTCCTTCGCTGTCAATTTTGCCATAATGCGGACACTTGGGAAATTGGGGCAGGAAAACAAATGTCCGTTTCAGAAATCATGAATGATCTGCAATCTTATCTCCCTTTTTTGGCGGCTTCCGGAGGCGGCATAACAGTGAGCGGCGGTGAACCTTTGCTTCAGATTCCTTTTCTTATAGAACTTTTTAAAGAATGCAAGAAACTTGGCATTCACACTGCAATAGATTCATCGGGAGGCTGCTATTCCACCTCCCCGTTTTTTCAAACCCAGCTGAAAGAGCTCCTGGAATATACGGACCTGGTGCTGCTGGATTTGAAGCATATTGATAGGGATAAGCATAAAAAACTGACAGGACTTACAAATGAGCATATACTTCAATTTGCCCAGTATCTGTCTGATAATCAGGTGCCGGTATGGATCCGCCACGTGCTTGTGCCTACAATATCTGATGATGAAAGTGATCTGGAACAGCTGGGGCGTTTCATTAAAGAGTTGAATAATGTGAAAAAAATTGAAGTTCTTCCCTATCACAAGCTTGGTGTTTATAAATGGGAAGCGCTCGGATTGGAATATCCGCTGAAGGATATTGAGCCGCCAAGTGAGGAAAAAGCAGCATGGGCTTATCAGCTTTTGACTGGGTTATAA
- the nadE gene encoding ammonia-dependent NAD(+) synthetase gives MNLQKEIMESLNVNPNIDPREEIKKRIGFLKDYLVKTNSKGYVLGISGGQDSTLAGRLAQLAVEELRKEGKDATFIAVRLPYGVQQDEKDAQLALSFIQADKEMVFNIKNAVDEVKTEYDRIIPEEPLKDYHKGNVKARMRMIAQYAIGGQYGLLVIGTDHAAEAVTGFFTKYGDGGADVLPLSGLTKRQGKALLKELGAEERLYLKVPTADLLDQKPGQADETELGISYDELDDYLEGKSVNPEAAEKIEKRYLVSEHKRQLPASMHDNWWK, from the coding sequence ATGAATCTGCAAAAAGAAATTATGGAAAGTTTAAATGTAAATCCCAATATCGATCCAAGGGAAGAGATAAAGAAAAGAATTGGGTTTCTAAAGGATTATCTTGTTAAAACAAATTCAAAAGGTTATGTACTTGGCATAAGCGGCGGCCAGGATTCCACTCTTGCAGGAAGACTTGCGCAGCTTGCGGTTGAAGAGCTTCGAAAAGAAGGGAAGGACGCAACATTCATAGCAGTCCGCCTTCCGTACGGCGTTCAGCAGGATGAGAAGGATGCACAGCTTGCCCTTTCCTTTATTCAGGCTGACAAAGAAATGGTCTTTAATATTAAAAATGCAGTCGATGAAGTGAAAACGGAGTATGATCGTATTATCCCGGAAGAACCCCTGAAGGATTATCATAAAGGCAATGTTAAAGCCCGCATGAGAATGATTGCCCAATATGCGATTGGCGGCCAATATGGCTTGCTGGTCATCGGCACGGATCATGCTGCAGAAGCAGTGACTGGATTCTTTACAAAATATGGCGATGGCGGCGCAGATGTCCTGCCGCTGTCCGGACTGACAAAAAGACAGGGAAAAGCACTTCTTAAAGAGCTGGGGGCAGAGGAAAGACTATACTTAAAAGTGCCTACTGCCGATCTTCTTGACCAGAAACCCGGACAGGCTGATGAAACTGAATTAGGTATCTCATACGATGAATTGGATGACTACCTTGAAGGGAAATCAGTAAATCCGGAAGCTGCAGAAAAAATTGAAAAACGCTACCTGGTTTCTGAACACAAGCGCCAGCTGCCTGCATCCATGCATGATAACTGGTGGAAATAA
- a CDS encoding nicotinate phosphoribosyltransferase has product MQREFADDSISLHTDLYQINMAQTYWEDNIHNKKAVFEVFFRKLPFGNGYGIFAGLERVIEYIENFRFTDSDVQYLKNELNYEEGFLEYLKNMRFSGTIKSMEEGELVFGNEPILRVEAPLAEAQIIETAILNIINYQTLIATKATRIREVIGDGTAMEFGSRRAHEMDAAIWGTRAAYIGGFDATSNVRAGKKFGIPVAGTHAHSFVQAYRDEYTAFKKYAQSHKDCVFLVDTYDTLKSGVPNAIKVAKEMRGQINFKGIRLDSGDLAYLSKKARKMLDDAGFPEAKIIASNDLDEYTIINLKAQGAKIDIWGIGTKLITAYEQAALGAVYKLVSIEDENGKMADTIKISGNPEKVTTPGLKRVYRIINRDNHKSEGDYIALDHETPQAEPKLKMFHPVHTFISKFVTNFEARELHKVIFQEGKLTYKVPSLKEMQSFAKENLNVLWDEYRRSLNPEEYPVDLSQECWDNKMKMISQVQQNIKG; this is encoded by the coding sequence ATGCAGAGGGAATTTGCGGATGATAGTATATCCTTGCATACTGATTTGTACCAAATAAATATGGCCCAGACTTACTGGGAAGACAACATACATAATAAAAAGGCTGTCTTTGAAGTGTTCTTCAGGAAGCTGCCTTTTGGCAACGGCTATGGAATTTTTGCCGGCCTGGAAAGAGTTATTGAGTATATAGAAAATTTCAGATTTACAGACAGTGATGTGCAGTACTTAAAAAACGAATTGAATTATGAAGAAGGTTTCCTCGAATACTTGAAAAACATGAGGTTTTCAGGGACCATCAAATCAATGGAAGAAGGTGAGCTTGTATTCGGCAATGAGCCAATTTTGCGTGTAGAAGCTCCCCTGGCTGAAGCCCAGATTATTGAAACAGCTATTTTGAATATCATTAACTACCAGACATTGATTGCTACAAAAGCAACTCGAATCAGAGAAGTAATTGGCGATGGAACAGCCATGGAATTTGGTTCAAGAAGAGCCCATGAAATGGACGCAGCTATCTGGGGAACAAGAGCTGCCTATATCGGCGGCTTTGATGCCACATCTAATGTTAGAGCAGGCAAGAAGTTTGGCATACCTGTAGCAGGGACCCATGCCCATTCATTTGTACAGGCTTACCGGGACGAGTATACAGCTTTTAAGAAATATGCCCAAAGCCATAAGGACTGTGTTTTTCTCGTCGATACGTATGATACCCTTAAATCAGGAGTACCGAACGCAATTAAAGTGGCGAAGGAAATGCGGGGTCAAATTAACTTTAAAGGTATAAGGCTTGATAGCGGGGACCTGGCTTACCTTTCTAAAAAAGCAAGAAAAATGCTTGATGATGCAGGTTTCCCCGAAGCAAAGATTATTGCTTCAAATGATCTGGATGAATACACCATCATAAACCTGAAAGCTCAAGGAGCGAAAATCGATATTTGGGGCATTGGCACAAAACTGATCACAGCGTACGAACAGGCTGCATTAGGGGCTGTTTATAAACTCGTTTCAATAGAAGATGAAAATGGCAAAATGGCTGACACCATAAAAATAAGCGGCAACCCGGAAAAAGTGACAACTCCCGGATTAAAGAGGGTTTATCGGATTATTAACAGAGATAACCATAAATCAGAAGGGGACTATATTGCTCTGGATCATGAAACTCCTCAAGCTGAGCCAAAGCTTAAGATGTTCCATCCAGTTCACACATTTATAAGCAAGTTCGTTACAAATTTCGAAGCCAGGGAACTGCATAAAGTGATTTTTCAGGAAGGCAAGCTTACCTATAAAGTTCCATCTTTAAAAGAGATGCAGAGCTTTGCAAAGGAAAATCTCAATGTATTATGGGATGAATACCGCCGTTCACTAAATCCGGAGGAATACCCAGTCGACCTTAGCCAGGAGTGCTGGGATAATAAGATGAAAATGATCAGCCAGGTGCAACAAAATATAAAAGGCTGA
- a CDS encoding glycoside hydrolase domain-containing protein, whose amino-acid sequence MERRGLLPFVVTAFFAVMISLFAFSLMDSKDDAPKTQTIPDSQSKSNDSDISNQVKNNIKGNKANVNNSIDNDLNNGDDSQIDNNVTNDIEVNVDVNVTNTIKNKADKNQDSGQTGNGNENSGSDKGAKNDQDGKSEDDEVVWGVDSASLTTSDLLSCVRENFGSPKVWGRYLGEKEGVSAGITPQEAELLQSNDIKLLVIWNRFNEATGLENGQSEAKAAIELAQELGIPEGVAIFADIEPNYPVDSSFIEGWYQAMEESPYHPGIYGVFDKEQALTKSFSQEAAENSSLLENTFIWTAAPNIGITEQEQAPGYKPEAPANSLIAGWQYGIDAKACNIDTNLFNKDILDVLW is encoded by the coding sequence ATGGAAAGACGGGGACTTTTGCCTTTCGTTGTGACCGCATTTTTTGCCGTAATGATTTCGCTCTTTGCTTTCTCCCTGATGGATTCAAAGGATGACGCGCCAAAAACTCAGACCATTCCAGATAGCCAAAGCAAAAGCAATGACAGTGATATCAGTAATCAAGTAAAAAATAATATAAAAGGCAATAAAGCCAATGTAAATAACTCAATCGACAATGATTTGAATAATGGTGATGATAGCCAAATTGATAATAATGTTACGAATGACATTGAGGTAAATGTGGATGTTAATGTAACTAATACAATAAAAAATAAGGCTGATAAAAATCAGGACTCCGGTCAAACAGGAAATGGAAATGAAAACAGCGGCAGCGATAAAGGTGCGAAAAATGACCAGGATGGCAAGTCAGAGGATGATGAAGTCGTTTGGGGTGTAGACTCGGCAAGTCTCACCACAAGCGACTTGCTTTCATGCGTACGGGAAAACTTCGGGTCTCCTAAAGTGTGGGGACGCTATTTAGGTGAAAAAGAAGGTGTATCAGCAGGCATCACACCTCAGGAGGCTGAACTTCTGCAAAGCAATGATATTAAATTACTCGTGATTTGGAATCGATTTAATGAGGCAACAGGCCTGGAAAATGGACAGAGTGAGGCGAAAGCAGCTATTGAATTGGCACAGGAGCTGGGAATACCGGAGGGTGTAGCGATTTTTGCGGATATTGAGCCAAATTATCCTGTTGATTCTTCCTTTATTGAAGGCTGGTATCAAGCAATGGAGGAGTCACCCTATCATCCTGGCATATATGGGGTTTTTGATAAGGAACAGGCCCTGACTAAATCTTTCAGTCAAGAAGCAGCCGAAAATTCTTCCCTTCTTGAAAACACATTCATATGGACAGCTGCGCCAAATATAGGAATTACTGAGCAGGAACAGGCACCTGGATATAAACCTGAAGCTCCTGCAAATTCATTGATTGCAGGCTGGCAGTATGGAATTGATGCAAAGGCGTGCAATATTGATACAAATTTATTCAACAAAGACATTCTGGATGTTCTTTGGTAA
- a CDS encoding lysylphosphatidylglycerol synthase domain-containing protein, whose protein sequence is MLKQKTIITLAKLLVPLFILLFVMLEAKGIFNDFNWALLELYVERLTFRRVFFILLLGLAALFPMYFYDEILQRLFRIRVPKKKLLFYSLSANAFSNFIGFGGVAGATLRSYFYKDYLTGSTPYIKIIAKLSLFYLTGLSILSWIVLFTDLHLYDDVKLIKIAVWAVAAYTPLLLGVYFFKSSFWNMKHIKKGFAGELLAVSLSEWLFIIICIWGIARALEVSISFFVLFPIVIISACAGIASMIPGGIGSFDFVFLIGLESQGVPTELGLLILMFYRLSYYIVPVFIGTPFVMNQFWNNGMPKNSFKI, encoded by the coding sequence TTGTTAAAACAAAAAACTATTATAACACTTGCCAAACTCCTCGTACCCTTATTCATTTTGCTGTTTGTCATGCTGGAGGCAAAAGGGATATTCAATGATTTTAATTGGGCTCTCCTTGAGCTTTATGTTGAACGGCTAACCTTCCGCAGAGTATTTTTTATCCTTTTATTGGGACTGGCTGCACTTTTTCCAATGTATTTTTATGATGAAATACTCCAAAGGCTTTTCAGAATTAGAGTGCCTAAAAAAAAGCTTTTATTTTATTCTTTATCTGCCAACGCATTCTCTAACTTTATCGGATTTGGAGGTGTGGCCGGAGCTACACTCAGGTCCTATTTTTATAAGGATTACCTAACTGGCAGTACTCCATATATCAAAATAATTGCCAAACTGTCACTTTTTTACCTAACCGGCTTGTCCATATTGTCATGGATTGTCCTTTTTACAGATTTACATTTATATGATGATGTTAAACTTATAAAGATCGCAGTCTGGGCCGTTGCTGCTTATACACCTCTGCTGCTGGGCGTTTACTTTTTTAAGTCTTCATTTTGGAATATGAAACACATCAAAAAGGGGTTTGCAGGGGAATTGCTGGCTGTTTCTTTATCGGAGTGGCTATTTATTATCATATGTATCTGGGGAATTGCCCGGGCCCTTGAAGTATCGATTTCATTTTTTGTTCTGTTTCCAATTGTCATCATTTCAGCTTGTGCTGGCATTGCGAGTATGATCCCTGGAGGCATTGGTTCCTTTGATTTTGTATTTTTGATCGGACTGGAATCGCAGGGTGTTCCCACCGAATTGGGGCTGCTGATTCTCATGTTTTACCGTCTCAGCTATTATATAGTTCCTGTGTTTATTGGTACGCCGTTTGTCATGAACCAGTTTTGGAATAACGGAATGCCGAAAAACAGCTTCAAAATATAA
- the yidC gene encoding membrane protein insertase YidC, whose product MRKIKLLLALIMITVLPIFLSACQTQGGQGTGFFHHYFVDPFALAIHGTAVFFHGNFGLAIIFITIMIRLILMPLMLKQYKNQSVMKEKMDKLKPELEKIQQKLKTAKKPQEQQKLQQEMFGLYQSHGVNPLNAAGCLPIFIQMPILMGFYYAIRGNQEIAAHSFLWFNLGQSDIWITIIAGIVYYLQYRFTLTNMTAQTPKQMKFIGLLSPVMIMLVSLNAPAALPLYWTAGGIFLVFQSWLGRRLYTKDKPDTVQFMSES is encoded by the coding sequence ATGAGAAAAATTAAACTATTATTAGCTCTTATCATGATTACTGTACTGCCAATATTCTTATCTGCCTGTCAGACACAAGGAGGACAAGGAACAGGCTTTTTCCATCATTATTTTGTCGATCCGTTTGCATTGGCAATACATGGAACAGCTGTTTTCTTTCATGGCAATTTCGGCTTGGCCATTATCTTCATTACCATAATGATTAGGCTGATATTAATGCCTTTAATGCTGAAACAATATAAAAATCAAAGCGTAATGAAAGAAAAAATGGATAAGTTAAAACCTGAACTTGAAAAAATCCAGCAAAAGCTGAAAACAGCGAAAAAACCACAAGAGCAGCAAAAGCTGCAGCAGGAAATGTTCGGTTTGTATCAATCTCACGGAGTAAATCCTCTGAATGCTGCGGGATGTCTGCCAATCTTTATTCAAATGCCCATTCTGATGGGGTTCTATTATGCCATAAGAGGAAATCAGGAAATTGCTGCACATTCGTTTCTCTGGTTCAATCTTGGTCAATCTGATATTTGGATCACAATCATTGCAGGAATTGTTTACTATCTTCAGTACCGATTCACTCTAACTAACATGACTGCGCAAACGCCAAAGCAAATGAAATTCATTGGTTTATTGTCTCCTGTAATGATTATGCTGGTTTCTTTAAATGCTCCTGCAGCTTTGCCGCTATATTGGACTGCGGGCGGAATATTTTTAGTTTTCCAATCATGGCTTGGCAGAAGATTATATACAAAGGATAAACCTGATACTGTGCAGTTCATGTCAGAATCGTAA
- a CDS encoding YhcN/YlaJ family sporulation lipoprotein, with translation MIKRKLMMAGALSAALLAGCAMNDNDMNETAQRNRDLTEPTKVNDSNFGENGRTTEPGIDLTRTGTDNENRNESPRMEVADKAADKITSIPEVESANVIVTDNNAYVAARLNGGNGELTKDVEGKISDQVKAVDQDIDNVYVSVNPDFYDRMTGYSEDIQAGQPIEGFFDEFTETVQRIFPTQR, from the coding sequence ATGATTAAACGCAAATTAATGATGGCGGGGGCTCTGTCAGCTGCATTGCTTGCAGGCTGTGCAATGAACGATAATGATATGAATGAAACAGCACAAAGAAACAGAGACTTGACAGAGCCTACAAAAGTGAACGACAGCAATTTTGGAGAAAATGGACGGACCACTGAACCGGGGATTGACCTTACCCGCACAGGAACAGACAATGAAAATCGAAATGAATCCCCGCGAATGGAGGTTGCAGATAAAGCTGCCGATAAAATTACCTCTATCCCGGAAGTCGAGTCAGCGAATGTAATCGTGACAGACAATAATGCATATGTTGCCGCACGCTTGAATGGTGGAAATGGAGAATTGACTAAGGATGTCGAGGGGAAAATTTCCGATCAGGTTAAAGCAGTCGATCAGGACATTGATAATGTATATGTTTCTGTTAACCCCGACTTTTATGATCGAATGACAGGATATTCAGAGGACATTCAAGCCGGTCAGCCAATTGAAGGATTTTTTGATGAATTTACAGAAACTGTCCAGAGAATTTTTCCTACACAAAGGTAA